In one window of Cupriavidus necator N-1 DNA:
- the rsmH gene encoding 16S rRNA (cytosine(1402)-N(4))-methyltransferase RsmH: MSPTGTPATPALRHRTVLLDEAVDALVWRPDGVYVDGTFGRGGHSRAVLARLGPDGALVAFDKDPAAIAEAGTIKDARFSIEHASFAAMAERLSGRGHVAGVLLDLGISSPQIDEAARGFSFRFEGPLDMRMDTTRGITAAQWLAQADEQDIARVIRDYGEERFAVQIAKAIVARRSEPGDGGPIATTADLAALVAKAVKTREKGQDPATRTFQALRIHVNQELEDLERGLKAAYELLQVGGRLVVISFHSLEDRIVKRFMAAHARPQQDADPALRRAPLRAADLPQPTLRLLGRYKPGTEEVAANPRARSAVMRVAEKLAPAATPAGGGARA, encoded by the coding sequence ATGAGTCCTACCGGAACGCCGGCAACCCCCGCCCTGCGCCATCGCACCGTGCTGCTGGACGAGGCCGTCGACGCCTTGGTCTGGCGGCCCGACGGGGTCTACGTCGACGGCACCTTCGGCAGGGGAGGGCACAGCCGGGCGGTGCTGGCCCGGCTGGGGCCAGACGGGGCCCTGGTTGCGTTCGACAAGGACCCAGCAGCAATCGCAGAAGCGGGCACCATCAAGGATGCCCGCTTCTCCATTGAGCACGCGAGCTTTGCGGCCATGGCCGAGCGCCTGTCGGGGCGCGGCCACGTCGCTGGCGTGCTGCTCGACCTGGGGATCAGCTCGCCCCAGATCGACGAGGCGGCGAGGGGGTTTTCCTTTCGTTTCGAGGGCCCGCTGGACATGCGCATGGACACGACGCGCGGCATCACTGCCGCGCAGTGGCTGGCGCAGGCGGATGAGCAGGACATTGCCAGGGTGATACGAGACTATGGGGAAGAACGGTTTGCTGTACAGATTGCAAAGGCGATTGTTGCTCGCCGGAGCGAACCCGGCGATGGCGGACCCATCGCCACTACTGCCGACCTTGCCGCGCTCGTGGCGAAAGCCGTCAAGACACGCGAGAAGGGTCAGGACCCTGCGACCCGCACCTTTCAGGCTCTACGGATTCACGTCAATCAAGAGCTTGAGGACCTCGAAAGAGGGCTGAAGGCGGCGTATGAACTGCTGCAGGTCGGAGGGCGCCTGGTGGTGATCAGCTTCCACTCGCTGGAGGACCGCATCGTCAAGCGGTTCATGGCGGCGCACGCCCGTCCCCAGCAGGATGCCGACCCGGCGCTGCGCCGTGCGCCGCTGCGCGCGGCCGACCTGCCGCAACCGACGCTGCGCCTGCTCGGCCGCTACAAGCCGGGCACTGAGGAGGTGGCCGCCAACCCGCGCGCGCGCTCGGCCGTGATGCGCGTGGCCGAGAAGCTGGCCCCTGCCGCGACTCCTGCGGGCGGAGGCGCACGCGCATGA
- the ftsL gene encoding cell division protein FtsL, with translation MNRLTFFLLAALILCALSLVSAQHQARTLFVALERAQAEEKQLDIDWSRLQYQQSALGKSARIADTARAQLKMAPVNPGKTQYLSGIVLPAPAEAAPASAAEARR, from the coding sequence ATGAACCGCCTGACCTTCTTCCTGCTCGCCGCGCTGATCCTGTGCGCGCTGTCGCTGGTGAGCGCGCAGCACCAGGCGCGCACGCTGTTCGTCGCACTGGAGCGGGCCCAGGCTGAAGAGAAGCAGCTCGATATCGACTGGTCGCGCCTGCAGTACCAGCAGAGCGCGCTGGGCAAGAGCGCACGCATCGCCGACACGGCGCGCGCGCAGCTGAAGATGGCGCCGGTCAACCCCGGCAAGACCCAGTACCTGTCCGGCATCGTGCTGCCGGCGCCCGCCGAGGCGGCGCCGGCCAGTGCCGCGGAGGCGCGCCGATGA
- a CDS encoding tripartite tricarboxylate transporter substrate binding protein — protein MQPNRRRAVALLLSASLAALASQSVLAADPYPAKPIRLVVPFAAGGTTDILARAVAAELARLPGWNVVVDNKPGAGGNIGADLVAKAAPDGYTLLMGTVGTHGINQSLYGKLPFDPIKDFAPITEVAAVPNVLVLNPAFAQQNKIDSVKDLIAYARANPGKINMASSGNGTSIHLAGELFKTQTRTFMVHFPYKGSGPALTDLAGGTVQVMFDNLPSSMALIKSGKLKALAVTSARPSPALPGVPTIAQAAGLPQYEASSWFGMLAPAGTPPDVIHRIQQEVAKALNAPAVRERLQAQGAEPVGNTPEQFAAFIRAETAKWAKVVKDSGAKVD, from the coding sequence ATGCAACCCAATCGCCGGCGCGCCGTCGCGCTGCTGCTGTCCGCCAGCCTTGCCGCGCTCGCCAGCCAGTCGGTGCTGGCCGCCGACCCGTACCCGGCCAAGCCGATCCGGCTGGTGGTGCCCTTTGCCGCCGGCGGCACCACCGACATCCTGGCCCGCGCCGTGGCCGCGGAGCTGGCCAGGCTGCCGGGCTGGAACGTGGTGGTCGACAACAAGCCCGGCGCCGGCGGCAATATCGGCGCGGACCTCGTCGCCAAGGCCGCGCCGGATGGCTACACGCTGCTGATGGGCACCGTGGGCACCCATGGCATCAACCAGTCGCTGTACGGCAAGCTGCCGTTCGACCCGATCAAGGACTTCGCTCCGATCACCGAGGTGGCGGCCGTGCCCAACGTGCTGGTGCTGAACCCGGCGTTTGCGCAGCAAAATAAGATCGACAGCGTCAAGGACCTGATCGCCTACGCGCGCGCCAACCCCGGCAAGATCAACATGGCCTCCAGCGGCAACGGCACCTCGATCCACCTGGCCGGGGAGCTGTTCAAGACGCAGACCCGGACCTTCATGGTCCACTTCCCGTACAAGGGCAGCGGGCCGGCGCTGACGGACCTGGCCGGGGGCACCGTGCAGGTGATGTTCGACAACCTGCCGTCGTCGATGGCGCTGATCAAGAGCGGCAAGCTCAAGGCGCTGGCGGTGACCAGCGCCAGGCCGTCGCCGGCGCTGCCGGGCGTGCCGACCATAGCCCAGGCCGCGGGCCTGCCGCAGTATGAAGCCAGCTCCTGGTTCGGCATGCTGGCGCCGGCCGGCACGCCGCCGGATGTCATCCACCGCATCCAGCAGGAAGTGGCCAAGGCGCTGAATGCCCCGGCCGTGCGCGAACGCCTGCAGGCGCAGGGCGCCGAGCCTGTCGGCAACACCCCGGAGCAGTTCGCCGCGTTCATCCGCGCCGAAACCGCCAAGTGGGCCAAGGTGGTCAAGGATTCCGGCGCCAAGGTGGATTGA
- the mraY gene encoding phospho-N-acetylmuramoyl-pentapeptide-transferase, with product MLLALAQWLQNDYSFLRVVNYLTFRAVMANLTALLIGLAFGPWVIRKLTELKVGQAVRTIGPQTHLVKAGTPTMGGVLVLVSIAVSTLLWCDWGNRFIWVVMLVTFGYGAIGWVDDYRKVVYRDPRGMSSREKFFWQTLIGLVAAVYLAFSVSESSNVKVWDLFLSWVEGGLSLDMPYKSNLIVPFFKEISYPLGVAGFIVLTYLVIVGSSNAVNLTDGLDGLVIMPVVLVGSGLGVFAYVMGSSVYSKYLLFPHIPGAGELLIFCSALSGAGLAFLWFNAHPAQVFMGDVGALALGGALGTVAVIVRQEIVLFVMGGIFVVETLSVMAQVTWFKITKRRYGEGRRLFRMAPLHHHFELGGWKETQVTVRFWIITMLLVLIGLSTLKLR from the coding sequence ATGTTATTGGCTCTGGCCCAGTGGCTGCAAAACGACTACAGCTTCCTCCGGGTCGTCAACTACCTGACTTTCCGCGCGGTGATGGCCAACCTCACCGCGCTTCTGATCGGGCTGGCGTTCGGTCCGTGGGTGATCCGCAAGCTGACCGAGTTGAAGGTCGGCCAGGCGGTGCGCACCATCGGTCCGCAGACCCACCTGGTCAAGGCCGGCACGCCGACCATGGGCGGCGTGCTGGTGCTGGTCTCGATCGCGGTGTCGACGCTGCTGTGGTGCGACTGGGGCAACCGTTTCATCTGGGTGGTGATGCTGGTCACCTTCGGCTACGGCGCTATCGGCTGGGTCGACGACTACCGCAAGGTGGTGTATCGCGACCCGCGCGGCATGTCGAGCCGCGAGAAATTTTTCTGGCAGACGCTGATCGGCCTGGTGGCCGCGGTCTACCTAGCGTTCTCGGTGTCGGAAAGCAGCAACGTGAAGGTGTGGGACCTGTTCCTGAGCTGGGTCGAGGGCGGGCTGTCGCTGGACATGCCGTACAAGTCCAACCTCATCGTGCCTTTCTTCAAGGAGATCAGCTACCCGCTGGGCGTGGCCGGCTTCATCGTGCTGACCTACCTGGTGATCGTGGGCTCGAGCAACGCTGTCAACCTGACCGACGGCCTGGACGGGCTGGTGATCATGCCGGTGGTGCTGGTCGGCAGCGGGCTGGGTGTGTTTGCGTACGTGATGGGCAGTTCGGTCTACAGCAAGTACCTGCTGTTCCCGCATATCCCGGGCGCGGGCGAGCTGCTGATCTTCTGCTCGGCGCTGAGCGGGGCGGGGCTGGCCTTCCTCTGGTTCAACGCGCACCCGGCGCAGGTGTTCATGGGCGACGTGGGCGCGCTGGCGCTGGGCGGCGCGCTCGGCACGGTGGCGGTGATCGTGCGCCAGGAGATCGTGCTGTTCGTGATGGGCGGCATCTTCGTGGTGGAAACACTGTCGGTGATGGCGCAGGTCACGTGGTTCAAGATCACCAAGCGCCGCTATGGCGAAGGCAGGCGGCTCTTCAGGATGGCGCCGCTGCATCACCATTTCGAACTGGGCGGCTGGAAGGAAACCCAGGTCACGGTGCGCTTCTGGATCATCACCATGCTGCTGGTGCTGATCGGGTTGTCGACACTGAAGTTGCGTTAA
- a CDS encoding UDP-N-acetylmuramoyl-tripeptide--D-alanyl-D-alanine ligase, producing the protein MSQTPMTTLQQAAGWIAGARVCGDGAVKFSRVHTDSRSVEPGDLFVALKGERFDAHDFIADVVARGAAAVLVSREVDAGVPAIVAPDTRLALGELGAGWRRQFTLPAVAVTGSNGKTTVKEMIAAIFAAAVGEDQRLATGGNLNNDIGLPLTVLRLRATHKLAVLELGMNHPGETVYLAGIAQPTVAVITNAQREHQEFMVNVEAVAHEHAAAIAALPAHGVAVYPLDAESGGAHAPLWREAAGARRALSFGTSQRADVHATVTLVDGAQVMQVRAPGHGFDVRLALLGEHNVRNALAAIACALAAGVHVPAIQSGLAGFHAVKGRLQVKYTPGGTVVIDDTYNANPDSMRAAIDVLAGFAAPRILVLGDMGEVGDQGPAFHEEIGAYAKARGVGTLWATGELAVHAVQAFGAGGRHFGSAQALAKALEEDSRGMVAQAGAVLVKGSRFMRMERMVAALVADSSAH; encoded by the coding sequence ATGAGCCAGACCCCAATGACCACCTTGCAGCAAGCCGCCGGCTGGATCGCCGGCGCGCGCGTTTGCGGCGACGGCGCCGTGAAGTTTTCGCGCGTGCATACCGACAGCCGCAGCGTCGAGCCGGGCGACCTGTTCGTCGCCCTCAAGGGTGAGCGCTTCGACGCGCATGACTTCATCGCCGACGTGGTGGCACGCGGCGCTGCCGCCGTGCTGGTCAGCCGCGAAGTCGATGCCGGCGTGCCGGCCATCGTCGCGCCGGACACGCGCCTCGCGCTGGGCGAGTTGGGCGCCGGCTGGCGCCGCCAGTTCACGCTGCCGGCGGTGGCGGTGACCGGCAGCAACGGCAAGACCACGGTCAAGGAAATGATCGCGGCCATCTTTGCCGCGGCGGTGGGCGAGGACCAGCGCCTGGCCACCGGCGGCAACCTGAACAACGATATCGGCCTGCCGCTGACGGTGCTGCGCCTGCGCGCCACGCACAAGCTGGCGGTGCTGGAGCTCGGCATGAACCACCCGGGCGAGACGGTCTACCTGGCCGGCATCGCCCAGCCCACCGTGGCGGTGATCACTAACGCGCAGCGCGAGCACCAGGAGTTCATGGTGAACGTGGAAGCCGTCGCCCACGAGCACGCCGCCGCGATCGCGGCGCTGCCGGCCCACGGCGTGGCGGTGTACCCGCTCGACGCGGAAAGCGGCGGCGCCCACGCGCCGCTGTGGCGCGAAGCCGCGGGCGCGCGCCGCGCGCTGTCGTTCGGCACCTCGCAGCGCGCCGATGTGCACGCCACCGTGACGCTGGTCGACGGCGCACAAGTGATGCAGGTACGCGCGCCCGGCCATGGCTTCGACGTGCGCCTGGCGCTGCTGGGTGAGCACAACGTGCGCAACGCGCTGGCCGCCATCGCCTGCGCGCTGGCCGCGGGAGTGCACGTGCCGGCGATCCAGTCGGGCCTAGCCGGCTTTCATGCGGTCAAGGGCCGGCTGCAGGTCAAGTACACGCCGGGTGGGACGGTCGTCATCGACGACACATACAACGCCAACCCCGACTCCATGCGCGCCGCCATCGACGTGCTGGCCGGCTTTGCCGCGCCGCGCATCCTGGTGCTGGGCGACATGGGCGAAGTGGGCGACCAGGGCCCGGCGTTCCACGAAGAGATCGGCGCCTACGCCAAGGCGCGCGGCGTTGGCACGCTGTGGGCGACCGGCGAACTGGCCGTGCATGCGGTGCAGGCATTCGGCGCGGGCGGCCGGCATTTCGGCAGCGCGCAAGCACTGGCAAAGGCACTGGAGGAAGACAGCAGGGGCATGGTGGCGCAAGCGGGCGCCGTGCTGGTGAAGGGATCGCGCTTCATGCGCATGGAACGGATGGTCGCGGCGCTGGTCGCAGACTCTTCCGCACACTAA
- a CDS encoding peptidoglycan D,D-transpeptidase FtsI family protein yields the protein MSMARPNPPRRDRNGTASRPRSGQFSASPVLGLRLPMWRSKLVVFMMFAAFGALAVRAAWIQGPGNQFYEAEGKKRFQRTLELPATRGKILDRNGLVLATSLPVKAIWAVPEDVPNQVDAAKIRQLAKLLGMSEKDLGKKLSEDKGFVYLKRQVLPDVADKIAALKIEGIHQTREYKRFYPEGEAMAHIVGFTNVEDRGQEGVELAREPGLAGRAGARQVIKDRLGRVVEDVGVLKTPRDGEDIQLSIDAKIQYLAYNELKAVVEKHKAKAASAVVLDAQTGEVLALANWPTYNPNDRTRLSGEQLRNRVLTDTFEPGSMMKPITVGLALQLKRVTPSTVITTTGKYNFEGATISDTHNYGALTVSGVIQKSSNIGTTKIAMMMKPQEMWDMFTSVGLGQAPKIGFPGAVAGRVRPFKSWRPIEQATMSYGYGLSVSLFQMAHAYTIFAHDGELIPVSMFRTNGPVAGERILSPQVARDVRAMLETVTAPGGTAPEAQVMGYRVGGKTGTAYKHEGRGYNRSKYRASFIGLAPMSNPRIIVAVSVDEPTAGSHYGGLVAGPAFAAITGGTLRALNVQPDSPIRQLVVSDKVQESEPWSSTQ from the coding sequence ATGAGCATGGCCCGTCCCAACCCGCCCCGCCGTGACCGCAACGGCACCGCGTCGCGCCCGCGCAGCGGCCAGTTCTCGGCCAGCCCGGTGCTGGGCCTGCGCCTGCCGATGTGGCGCTCCAAGCTGGTGGTGTTCATGATGTTCGCGGCCTTCGGCGCGCTGGCCGTGCGCGCGGCCTGGATCCAGGGCCCCGGCAACCAGTTCTACGAGGCCGAGGGCAAGAAGCGCTTCCAGCGCACGCTGGAGCTGCCGGCCACGCGCGGCAAGATCCTGGACCGCAACGGCCTGGTGCTGGCCACCAGCCTGCCGGTCAAGGCCATCTGGGCGGTGCCCGAGGACGTGCCCAACCAGGTCGATGCCGCCAAGATCCGCCAGCTGGCCAAGTTGCTCGGCATGTCCGAGAAAGACCTGGGCAAGAAGCTGTCCGAGGACAAGGGCTTCGTCTACCTGAAGCGCCAGGTGCTGCCTGACGTCGCCGACAAGATCGCCGCGCTGAAGATCGAAGGCATCCACCAGACCCGCGAATACAAGCGCTTCTACCCGGAAGGCGAGGCGATGGCCCACATCGTCGGCTTCACCAACGTGGAAGACCGCGGCCAGGAAGGCGTGGAGCTGGCGCGCGAACCCGGCCTGGCCGGCCGTGCCGGCGCGCGCCAGGTGATCAAGGACCGCCTGGGCCGCGTGGTCGAGGACGTCGGCGTGCTGAAGACCCCGCGTGACGGCGAGGACATCCAGCTGTCGATCGACGCCAAGATCCAGTACCTGGCCTATAACGAACTCAAGGCCGTGGTCGAAAAGCACAAGGCCAAGGCCGCCAGCGCGGTGGTGCTCGACGCCCAGACCGGCGAAGTGCTGGCGCTGGCCAACTGGCCCACCTACAACCCCAACGACCGTACCCGGCTGTCCGGCGAGCAGCTGCGCAACCGCGTGCTGACCGATACCTTCGAGCCGGGCTCGATGATGAAGCCGATCACGGTCGGCCTGGCGCTGCAGCTCAAGCGCGTGACGCCGTCCACGGTGATCACCACCACCGGCAAGTACAACTTCGAAGGCGCCACCATCAGCGATACCCACAACTATGGGGCGCTGACGGTGAGCGGCGTGATCCAGAAGTCGAGCAACATCGGCACGACCAAGATCGCGATGATGATGAAGCCGCAGGAAATGTGGGACATGTTCACCAGCGTCGGCCTTGGCCAGGCGCCCAAGATCGGCTTCCCCGGCGCCGTGGCCGGCCGCGTGCGCCCGTTCAAGAGCTGGCGCCCGATCGAGCAGGCCACCATGTCGTACGGCTACGGCCTGTCGGTGTCGCTGTTCCAGATGGCGCATGCCTACACCATCTTCGCGCATGACGGCGAGCTGATCCCGGTGTCGATGTTCCGCACCAACGGTCCTGTCGCCGGCGAACGCATCCTGTCGCCCCAGGTGGCGCGCGATGTGCGCGCCATGCTGGAAACCGTGACCGCGCCCGGCGGCACCGCCCCCGAGGCGCAGGTGATGGGCTACCGCGTCGGCGGCAAGACCGGCACCGCCTACAAGCATGAAGGCCGCGGCTACAACCGCAGCAAGTACCGCGCCTCGTTCATCGGCCTGGCGCCGATGTCGAATCCGCGCATCATCGTGGCCGTCAGCGTGGACGAGCCCACGGCCGGCAGCCACTACGGCGGCCTGGTGGCCGGCCCGGCGTTCGCGGCCATCACCGGCGGCACACTGCGCGCACTGAATGTGCAGCCCGACTCGCCGATCCGCCAGCTGGTGGTCAGCGACAAGGTGCAGGAGAGCGAACCGTGGAGCTCGACCCAATGA
- a CDS encoding UDP-N-acetylmuramoyl-L-alanyl-D-glutamate--2,6-diaminopimelate ligase: MTAKPLLPLEVTAQASNALAWLRTNVAAAAQLTGDTRRLARGDVFFAYVLGNERLATDGRPYIAQAIAAGAGAIVHEADGFDWPFGDVVPHLAVSRLHQLAGPIAAGWHGNPVRGLAVTGITGTNGKTSCSQWLARVLQAAGTPCATIGTLGTGFPGALQATGFTTPDAVQLQASLASLHDAGARAVAMEVSSHGLEQERVAGTHFSVAVLTNLTQDHLDYHGSMAEYEAAKESLFRWDGLRTAVINRDDAMGQRLLAADAAAIGAPHVIEYGIDGPDAATVRRPRGEWLRATNVRATPTGTAFHIDGSFGSAEMATPMIGAFNVSNLLAVLGAALANGVAWDAAIAALRALTPVEGRMELFGAAGGPDAPLAVVDYAHTPDALAQTLAALRPVAQARNGRLWCVFGCGGDRDPIKRPLMGAVAEREADEVILTSDNPRSEDPQDILDAIADGMAERARARQIEDRAAAILYAVKHAAPADVVLVAGKGHEATQEIQGRKRPFSDREHVRLALATRGVSA, encoded by the coding sequence ATGACGGCCAAGCCACTGCTCCCGCTCGAGGTCACCGCCCAGGCCAGCAACGCGCTGGCCTGGCTGCGTACCAACGTGGCCGCCGCCGCGCAGCTGACCGGCGATACCCGGCGCCTGGCGCGCGGCGATGTGTTCTTCGCCTACGTGCTCGGCAACGAGCGCCTGGCCACCGACGGCCGGCCCTATATCGCCCAGGCGATCGCCGCCGGCGCGGGGGCCATCGTCCATGAGGCCGACGGCTTCGACTGGCCCTTCGGCGACGTAGTGCCGCACCTCGCGGTGAGCCGCCTGCACCAGCTGGCCGGCCCGATCGCCGCCGGCTGGCATGGCAACCCGGTGCGCGGCCTGGCCGTGACCGGCATTACCGGCACCAACGGCAAGACCTCGTGCAGCCAGTGGCTGGCACGGGTGCTGCAGGCCGCCGGCACGCCTTGCGCGACCATCGGCACACTGGGCACCGGCTTCCCGGGCGCGCTGCAGGCCACCGGCTTCACCACGCCCGACGCGGTGCAGCTGCAGGCCAGCCTGGCGTCCCTGCACGACGCCGGCGCGCGCGCTGTGGCGATGGAGGTGTCCTCGCACGGCCTGGAGCAGGAGCGCGTGGCCGGCACGCATTTCTCGGTGGCGGTGCTGACCAACCTGACCCAGGACCACCTCGACTACCACGGCTCGATGGCTGAGTACGAGGCCGCCAAGGAGAGCCTGTTCCGCTGGGACGGCCTGCGCACTGCCGTGATCAACCGCGACGACGCCATGGGCCAGCGCCTGCTTGCGGCGGACGCCGCCGCCATCGGTGCGCCGCACGTGATCGAATACGGCATCGACGGCCCCGACGCGGCCACGGTGCGCCGCCCGCGCGGCGAGTGGCTGCGCGCCACCAACGTGCGCGCCACGCCCACCGGCACCGCCTTCCATATCGACGGCAGCTTCGGCAGCGCCGAGATGGCCACGCCGATGATCGGCGCCTTCAACGTCAGCAACCTGCTGGCGGTGCTGGGTGCGGCACTCGCCAACGGCGTGGCGTGGGACGCGGCCATCGCCGCGCTGCGCGCGCTGACGCCGGTGGAAGGGCGCATGGAGTTGTTCGGTGCCGCCGGCGGCCCGGATGCGCCACTGGCCGTGGTCGACTACGCCCATACCCCGGACGCGCTGGCGCAGACGCTGGCCGCGCTGCGCCCGGTGGCGCAGGCGCGCAACGGCCGCCTGTGGTGCGTGTTCGGGTGCGGCGGCGACCGCGACCCGATCAAGCGCCCGCTAATGGGCGCAGTGGCCGAGCGCGAGGCCGACGAGGTCATCCTGACCAGCGACAACCCGCGCAGCGAAGACCCGCAGGACATCCTGGACGCCATTGCCGACGGCATGGCCGAGCGCGCGCGCGCTCGCCAGATCGAAGACCGCGCCGCCGCCATCCTCTATGCCGTCAAGCACGCGGCACCGGCCGACGTGGTGCTGGTGGCGGGCAAGGGCCATGAGGCCACCCAGGAGATCCAGGGCCGCAAGCGCCCGTTCTCCGATCGCGAACACGTACGACTGGCGCTTGCCACCCGTGGAGTATCGGCATGA
- the coq7 gene encoding 2-polyprenyl-3-methyl-6-methoxy-1,4-benzoquinone monooxygenase produces the protein MDTLIKEFDVALRAIAGATRTARANPADRLAPDTEQMSADERRHVAGLMRINHVGEVCAQALYQAQKLTARNGAVRAQMDAAAREEEDHLAWCAERLRELGSRPSLLNPLWYAGAFAIGWVAGRAGDRVSLGFVAETERQVEHHLGGHLDRLPEADGRSRAILEQMRDDEIRHGDAARDAGGIPLPAPVRALMRGASRVMTTAAYRI, from the coding sequence ATGGACACCCTGATCAAAGAATTCGACGTGGCATTGCGCGCCATTGCCGGCGCCACGCGCACCGCGCGCGCCAACCCGGCTGACCGGCTGGCACCGGACACCGAACAGATGAGCGCCGATGAACGCCGCCACGTGGCCGGGCTGATGCGCATCAACCATGTCGGCGAGGTCTGCGCGCAGGCCCTGTACCAGGCCCAGAAGCTCACCGCCCGCAACGGCGCGGTGCGCGCGCAGATGGATGCCGCCGCGCGCGAAGAGGAAGACCACCTGGCCTGGTGCGCCGAGCGCCTGCGCGAACTGGGCTCGCGCCCGAGCCTGCTCAACCCGCTGTGGTACGCCGGCGCCTTCGCCATCGGCTGGGTGGCCGGCCGCGCCGGCGATCGTGTCAGCCTGGGCTTCGTCGCCGAGACCGAGCGCCAGGTCGAGCACCACTTGGGCGGGCACCTGGACCGCCTGCCCGAGGCCGACGGCCGCTCGCGCGCCATCCTCGAGCAGATGCGCGACGACGAGATCCGCCACGGCGATGCCGCGCGCGATGCCGGCGGGATCCCGTTGCCCGCCCCGGTGCGGGCACTGATGCGCGGCGCCTCGCGCGTGATGACCACCGCCGCCTACCGGATCTGA
- the mraZ gene encoding division/cell wall cluster transcriptional repressor MraZ codes for MFQGASALSLDAKGRMSIPSRHREALQQQAEGRVTLTKHPDGCLLLFPRPEWETFRTRIAALPMDAHWWKRIFLGNAADVEMDGAGRVLIAPELRSAALLDKEVMLLGMGSHFEVWDAATYAAKEQQAMAQGMPEALKNFSF; via the coding sequence TTGTTTCAGGGAGCATCGGCACTCTCGCTGGATGCCAAGGGGCGGATGTCCATTCCGTCCCGGCACCGCGAGGCGCTGCAACAGCAGGCCGAGGGCCGGGTGACGCTGACCAAGCACCCGGATGGCTGCCTGTTGCTGTTTCCCCGGCCCGAGTGGGAAACCTTCCGCACGCGCATTGCAGCGCTGCCGATGGATGCGCACTGGTGGAAGCGCATCTTCCTGGGCAACGCCGCCGACGTGGAAATGGACGGCGCGGGCCGGGTGCTGATCGCCCCGGAACTGCGCAGTGCCGCCTTGCTCGACAAGGAAGTCATGCTGCTCGGCATGGGCAGCCATTTCGAAGTGTGGGATGCCGCGACCTACGCCGCCAAGGAACAGCAGGCGATGGCGCAGGGCATGCCCGAAGCATTGAAGAATTTCTCTTTCTGA
- a CDS encoding porin yields MKKSLLALAALGAFAGAAQAQSSVTLYGVADANLEYVSNMSTTNPTNASPTNPFPGAAHNLFRMSSGGLSGSRWGLRGVEDLGSGLKALFVLESGFGLDDGKSQQGGRLFGRQAYVGLESDQVGRVTFGRQYTSLFDMMANFSPTGYATQYEPVVAQLGLNFRSDNTAKYTGKFGPVTAVAHWSFGNGVAGGGEVPGQFRRDTGYGAGLAWAAGPFGITAAYDQYNPTLNAAGGTGDFKKAAVAASYAFGPAKLMAGYRWGMNKAPNDNTILKDNYYWVGANYQVTTALGLTLAYYYDDVKNLNLAATGATNNIKNPWQISFVADYNLSKRTDLYLTTAYSKNAGLNFDTSAISFANGYFLGAGKDNMVGVALGIRHKF; encoded by the coding sequence ATGAAGAAATCGCTTCTGGCGCTGGCAGCGCTTGGCGCATTTGCTGGGGCGGCGCAGGCCCAATCGAGCGTGACCCTGTACGGCGTGGCCGATGCGAACCTCGAATACGTCAGCAATATGTCGACGACGAACCCGACCAACGCCAGCCCCACCAACCCGTTCCCGGGCGCAGCGCACAACCTGTTCCGGATGTCCTCCGGCGGCCTGTCCGGCTCGCGCTGGGGCCTGCGAGGCGTCGAGGACCTGGGCAGCGGCCTGAAGGCGCTCTTTGTGCTTGAAAGCGGTTTTGGGCTGGATGACGGGAAATCGCAGCAAGGTGGCCGCCTGTTCGGTCGTCAAGCCTACGTCGGCCTGGAAAGCGACCAGGTCGGCCGCGTGACCTTCGGTCGCCAGTACACCTCGCTGTTTGACATGATGGCCAACTTTTCGCCGACCGGCTATGCCACCCAGTACGAGCCGGTGGTCGCTCAACTGGGCCTGAACTTCCGCTCGGACAACACTGCCAAGTACACCGGCAAGTTCGGCCCGGTGACCGCGGTCGCGCACTGGTCGTTCGGTAACGGCGTTGCCGGCGGCGGCGAAGTCCCCGGCCAGTTCCGCCGCGACACCGGCTACGGTGCCGGCCTGGCGTGGGCCGCCGGCCCGTTCGGCATTACCGCCGCCTATGACCAGTACAACCCGACCCTGAACGCCGCCGGTGGCACCGGTGACTTCAAGAAGGCCGCGGTTGCCGCCAGCTATGCCTTCGGCCCGGCCAAGCTGATGGCCGGCTATCGCTGGGGCATGAACAAGGCACCGAATGACAATACGATCCTGAAGGACAACTACTACTGGGTCGGTGCCAACTACCAGGTCACGACGGCGCTGGGCCTGACGCTGGCTTACTACTACGACGACGTCAAGAACCTGAACCTGGCCGCCACCGGCGCCACCAACAATATCAAGAACCCCTGGCAGATTTCGTTCGTCGCCGACTACAACCTGTCCAAGCGCACCGACCTCTACCTGACCACCGCCTATTCGAAGAACGCCGGCCTGAACTTCGACACCTCGGCCATCAGCTTCGCCAACGGCTACTTCCTGGGTGCCGGCAAGGACAACATGGTCGGCGTCGCCCTGGGCATCCGCCACAAGTTCTGA